Proteins encoded together in one Xiphophorus maculatus strain JP 163 A chromosome 13, X_maculatus-5.0-male, whole genome shotgun sequence window:
- the LOC102235368 gene encoding gastrula zinc finger protein XlCGF57.1-like: MSSVQLQRELISDQLAQTEETVTEFKEIVIKSEEEMDFTRTSQIVLNRKDLLEHNLIKEEPCKQERSFTPDQEELEPLQVKQEDEKTECQQIKEEQEELDYLQIKVEEDEVYYSQGEEQLALKQEADAYYEQTYQTEPEPNRTQVIFQEAAEAENQNQERSNDNNFGAKRDEEKKHKRHQKARQHGDSSKQKGHENLPQSSDLTKKTCERPVSSRKRFSRKDKLNRHMSDHTGEKPLLCVNCGKGFSCNSDLTVHMRVHTGEKPFLCVKCGRSFSRRSNLTVHMKAHTGEKQFQCITCGKHFISKGSLIIHVRRHTGEKPFQCKTCGKRFVDQYSVNLHMRSHSVLKPYICVNCGKSFAQKQNLTSHMMIHTGEKPFSCVTCGKCFSQKGILTRHMLIHTGERPFQCLTCGKGFNQKCSLTDHMTIHTGEKPFSCSACGKGFSRRHALTKHMKSHVLS; this comes from the exons atgtcttcagtgCAGCTTCAGCGAGAGCTTATCAGCGATCAATTAGCTCAGACTGAAGAAACggtcacagagtttaaagaaattgtTATCAAGTCCGAGGAAGAGATGGATTTTACCCGGACATCCCAGATAGTTTTAAACCGAAAAG ACCTCCTGGAGCATAACCTTATTAAGGAGGAGCCATGTAAACAGGAGAGGAGCTTCACTCCggaccaggaggagttggagccTCTGCAGGTGAAGCAAGAAGATGAAAAGACAGAATGTCAGcaaataaaagaagagcaggaggagttAGATTATttgcagataaaagtggaagaggaCGAAGTTTACTACAGTCAGGGCGAAGAACAGCTTGCACTGAAACAGGAGGCTGATGCTTATTATGAGCAAACATatcaaactgaaccagaaccaaacaggactCAAGTCATCtttcaggaagctgctgaagctgagaaccaaaatcaggaaagaagcaATGATAACAACTTTGGAGCGAAAAGAGATGAAGAGAAGAAACATAAGAGGCACCAGAAAGCCAGACAGCATGGTGACAGTTCAAAGCAAAAAGGTCATGAAAACCTTCCTCAAAGTAGTGACTTGACTAAAAAGACATGTGAGAGGCCAGTCTCAAGTCGGAAACGTTTCAGCcgaaaagataaattaaatcGTCACATGTCAGaccacacaggtgagaaacctcTTCTATgcgtgaactgtggaaaaggtttcagTTGTAATAGTGACCTAACTGTTCACATGAGAGTTCATACAGGCGAAAAGCCATTTCTGTGCGTCAAGTGTGGAAGAAGTTTCAGTAGAAGAAGTAATCTAACTGTTCACATGAAAgctcacacaggtgaaaagcaaTTCCAATGCATTACATGTggcaaacatttcatttcaaaaggttCTTTGATTATTCACGTGAGAAggcacacaggtgagaagcctttccaATGTAAGACCTGTGGAAAACGGTTTGTTGATCAATATTCTGTGAATCTTCACATGAGGAGTCACTCGGTGTTGAAGCCTTATATTTgcgtgaactgtggaaaaagttttgctcagaaacagaatttaacaagtcacatgatgattcacacaggtgaaaagcctttttcatgtgtgacctgcgGAAAATGTTTCAGTCAAAAAGGTATTTTAACTCGTCACATGCTGATTCACACAGGCGAGAGGCCTTTTCAGTGTCTGACTTGTGGAAAAGGTTTCAATCAAAAATGTAGCTTAACTGATCACATGacgattcacacaggtgagaagcctttttcATGCTCAGCTTGTGGAAAAGGTTTCAGTCGGAGACATgctttaactaagcacatgaaaagccatgtgcttagttaa
- the rnmt gene encoding mRNA cap guanine-N7 methyltransferase, whose amino-acid sequence MEQAEQKQGGTNEEDIGGGELGQKSGMKRRHEEEEETSPTKKLVSDHGEKVASHYNTLQEVGLVVRSQSRIFYMRNFNNWLKSVLIGEILDRVQRAGSRNVSVLDLGCGKGGDLLKWRRGGISHIVCADIAEVSVDQCRTRYEEMKRKSHSNEKIFSAQFIASDCSKEVLSERLDDPELKFDICSCQFVYHYSFESEQKADMMLRNACERLKPGGFFIGTTPDAYELVKRLEASDSLSFGNEVFTVSFESKGSYPLFGCQYHFSLEGVVDVPEFLVYFPLFEHMAKRYNMHLVLKQRFSEFFEEKVKKESHRSLMMKMMALEPFPCDDGGQQATDNKEQYCHAKEHCGRPGVRGPVGTLSKSEWDATSIYLVFVFQKMS is encoded by the exons ATGGAGCaggcagaacaaaaacagggaGGAACGAATGAAGAGGACATAGGAGGAGGAGAACTGGGTCAGAAGTCAGGGATGAAGAGAAGacatgaggaagaggaggaaactTCACCCACTAAGAAGCTG GTGAGCGATCATGGTGAAAAGGTGGCGAGTCACTACAACACGCTGCAGGAAGTCGGACTGGTGGTTCGAAGTCAAAGCAGGATCTTCTACATGAGGAACTTCAACAACTGGCTGAAGAGTGTTCTGATTG GGGAGATCCTGGACCGGGTACAACGAGCAGGGAGCAGGAATGTGTCGGTGTTGGACCTCGGCTGTGGGAAAGGAGGAGACTTGTTGAAGTGGAGAAGAGGAGGCATCAGTCACATCGTCTGTGCAG ataTAGCAGAAGTGTCCGTGGATCAGTGCCGGACTCGGTACGAAGAGATGAAAAGGAAAAGTCATTCCAACGAGAAAATCTTCAGCGCTCAGTTTATCGCCTCCGACTGTTCGAAG GAGGTTTTGTCGGAGAGGCTGGACGACCCTGAGCTGAAGTTCGACATCTGCAGCTGTCAGTTTGTGTATCATTACTCGTTCGAGAGCGAGCAGAAGGCGGACATGATGCTGAGAAACGCCTGCGAGCGTCTCAAACCCGGAGGCTTCTTCATAGGAACCACGCCAGACGCCTATGAGCTGGT TAAACGTCTGGAGGCGTCAGACTCCCTGTCGTTTGGAAACGAAGTCTTCACAGTTTCCTTTGAGTCCAAAGGTTCCTATCCGCTGTTCGGATGTCAGTACCACTTCAGCCTCGAGGGCGTGGTCGATGTTCCGGAGTTTCTCGTCTACTTTCCTCTTTTTGAACA CATGGCGAAGCGGTACAACATGCACCTGGTGCTGAAGCAGAGGTTCTCAGAGTTCTTTGAGGAAAAGGTGAAAAAGGAGAGTCACCGCAGCctcatgatgaagatgatggctCTGGAG CCCTTTCCCTGTGACGATGGAGGTCAGCAGGCTACCGACAACAAGGAGCAGTACTGCCATGCTAAAGAGCACTGCGGCAGACCTGGAGTTAGAGGGCCAGTG GGAACCCTGAGCAAATCTGAGTGGGATGCAACCA GTATCTACTTGGTGTTCGTGTTTCAGAAAATGTCCTGA